A single window of Inmirania thermothiophila DNA harbors:
- a CDS encoding helix-turn-helix domain-containing protein, with amino-acid sequence MTAAQLRAARALAGLDQRQLAEASGVSLSTIQRMEASEGVVRGNVDSLVRVIEALDRAGVVLIGEGEASPGGGRGVRLKG; translated from the coding sequence ATGACCGCCGCCCAGCTCCGCGCCGCGCGCGCCCTCGCCGGCCTCGACCAGCGCCAGCTCGCCGAGGCCAGCGGGGTGTCGCTGAGCACGATCCAGCGGATGGAGGCCAGCGAGGGTGTGGTGCGCGGCAATGTGGACTCCCTGGTGCGCGTGATCGAGGCCCTGGACCGCGCCGGCGTCGTCCTCATCGGGGAGGGCGAGGCGAGCCCCGGCGGCGGCCGCGGCGTGCGCCTCAAGGGCTGA
- the cysQ gene encoding 3'(2'),5'-bisphosphate nucleotidase CysQ, which produces MTQGDDTERLLEAVAALAREAGRRILEVYATDFAVAHKDDRSPLTEADMASHRTLVEGLRRLTPEIPVLSEESASVPFHERARWTRFWLVDPLDGTKEFVKRNGEFTVNVALVEGHAPVLGVVHAPVLDRTYLGARGLGAFRLEGGRGRRPIRVRCPAAEPPAVAGSRSHATPELAAYLERLGPHELRSIGSSLKFCLVAEGSADLYPRLGPTSEWDTAAAQAVVEAAGGHVVDTGGRPLRYNTGDSLLNPHFLVYGDPARDWLAPLRGD; this is translated from the coding sequence GCATCCTCGAGGTCTACGCCACCGACTTCGCGGTGGCGCACAAGGACGACCGCTCGCCCCTGACCGAGGCGGACATGGCCTCGCACCGCACCCTCGTCGAGGGCCTGCGGCGGCTGACCCCCGAGATCCCGGTGCTGTCGGAGGAGTCGGCCTCCGTGCCCTTCCACGAGCGCGCGCGCTGGACGCGCTTCTGGCTCGTCGACCCCCTGGACGGGACCAAGGAATTCGTCAAGCGCAACGGCGAGTTCACCGTCAACGTCGCCCTCGTGGAGGGGCACGCGCCGGTGCTCGGCGTCGTCCACGCCCCGGTCCTCGACCGCACCTACCTCGGCGCCCGCGGCCTCGGGGCCTTCCGCCTCGAGGGCGGGCGAGGACGGCGCCCGATCCGCGTCCGCTGCCCCGCCGCCGAGCCGCCGGCGGTGGCCGGCAGCCGCTCCCACGCCACCCCGGAGCTGGCCGCCTACCTCGAGCGGCTCGGCCCGCACGAGCTGCGCTCCATCGGCAGCTCCCTCAAGTTCTGCCTCGTCGCCGAGGGCAGCGCCGATCTCTATCCCCGCCTCGGCCCCACCTCCGAGTGGGACACCGCCGCCGCCCAGGCGGTGGTGGAGGCCGCCGGCGGCCACGTCGTGGACACCGGCGGCCGGCCCCTGCGCTACAACACCGGCGACAGCCTCCTCAACCCCCACTTCCTGGTCTACGGCGACCCCGCGCGGGACTGGCTGGCGCCGCTGCGCGGGGACTGA